ACCCAGCCGATTTCCGGCATCCCCAGGCCCAGGTCGCAAAGACCAAAGGCGTGGTCGTGGTCATCGGGATCAATCTCGGTCAGCAGCCAGGTCGCGCCGGCATCCGGCGTGAACAGCTTGACGACGGGTGCCGGATCGAAGTCCGGGTTCTCCAAGGATTCGCGGCCGTTGGCCAGCAGCACGATGCGCTGCTCGTCAGTGATGAGTGCGTTG
This DNA window, taken from Comamonas testosteroni TK102, encodes the following:
- a CDS encoding DUF2958 domain-containing protein, translating into MNNALITDEQRIVLLANGRESLENPDFDPAPVVKLFTPDAGATWLLTEIDPDDHDHAFGLCDLGLGMPEIGWVSLGELATVRGRLGLPIERDLSFRAEKRLSAYARDARLVGRVVV